Proteins encoded together in one Planctopirus ephydatiae window:
- a CDS encoding serine/threonine-protein kinase translates to MESRLTDRNLIAGVMALQLNCITPTQLIAGMQAWVFEKELPLEDLLLRQQSISAETCDFIKSIVSKYIELYGGSAAQSLASLSSVDDMVESVKDLVDPDLQASISQLVKTRMATPGTPSREASSPVPSSDATAGMPWAKLPTILIESPLDNQQPDELPARELEAGESRSGVPQSGEAASKPVKSGKPRFRILKLHAKGGLGQVSLAEDCEFQREVALKELQPRFRGDPNSRARFLLEGKVTGCLEHPGIVPVYSLGATEAGSPFYVMRFIRGDSLKEAIDRLHNANSHALSLDERRLTLNKLLRRLIDVCNAIEYSHSRGVLHRDLKPGNIMLGKYGETLVVDWGIAKTIGKKGNQEQAEEPTVTPLSGEGSSATQDGSVIGTLAFMSPEQARGEIDALGPTSDVFCLGATLYSILTGQAPYERIARNELVEAVRKCRYAPPRDLAPQAPPALEAICLKAMSPVQANRYQSALELAEDLELFLNDEPVAVYREPLRQRAFRWIRRHQTLATTTASVLAATLVAMLIIGVLVTRQNTILTTKNNEISKQRDRLDKNLSLLTELSVRLLLEAENGLANIPEADNFRTRLMEKSFAAHKTLAEDNPDDFRIAEMLPKSARYSANQLARVSQRPLADQRMQFSIDAQLKYIPLAPEPKKARMLLAETYRDHGTILTALGKLQAATTAFDKAIETLAPLREADPENSSYRKIAAHTDYGRISLENDRGDIAAAEAIARRCVEEYLSYCETPKGTFVDRAYAALAMSAQGLALDDLKRHEEARVVFTTGIAKTRQWVTLDQRDPNVMYAYARLLHWNADGAAKGGTVSEEESQQIDEAIALYEERCKNNPLSISFRVILAGAWRTRGKVHRVRSEFPPAFVAFENSEAILRPLKTSEANGSNLDGLQRTLEEKAETLRANGQPQEATAALKESINVLNEFITVEPENLRKPKLLQTLKQRLEEWEMPDTSM, encoded by the coding sequence ATGGAATCCAGACTGACCGATCGCAATCTTATCGCCGGTGTCATGGCGCTCCAGCTCAACTGCATCACGCCCACCCAATTGATCGCAGGTATGCAGGCCTGGGTTTTTGAAAAAGAGCTGCCGCTTGAAGACCTGCTCCTCCGGCAGCAGTCCATCTCGGCCGAGACTTGCGACTTCATTAAATCGATCGTCTCCAAGTACATCGAACTTTATGGTGGATCCGCGGCCCAGAGTCTTGCTTCGCTCAGTTCCGTCGACGACATGGTCGAGTCGGTCAAGGATCTGGTCGATCCCGATCTCCAGGCTTCGATCAGCCAGCTCGTCAAGACCCGCATGGCCACTCCCGGAACTCCTTCACGGGAGGCTTCGTCACCAGTTCCGTCGTCCGATGCCACCGCCGGGATGCCTTGGGCCAAGCTCCCCACTATCCTCATCGAATCGCCACTTGATAACCAACAACCGGATGAATTGCCGGCACGCGAGCTTGAGGCGGGCGAATCCAGGAGTGGCGTACCACAGAGTGGCGAAGCGGCGAGCAAGCCCGTCAAGTCGGGCAAACCCCGCTTCCGTATCCTGAAACTGCATGCTAAGGGAGGGCTGGGACAGGTCTCGTTGGCGGAAGATTGCGAGTTTCAACGCGAGGTCGCCTTGAAAGAACTGCAGCCTCGTTTTCGAGGTGACCCCAACAGCCGGGCGAGGTTTCTCCTTGAGGGCAAAGTCACTGGCTGCCTTGAACATCCCGGCATCGTCCCCGTCTACAGCCTCGGCGCTACCGAAGCCGGTTCCCCCTTCTACGTCATGCGCTTCATTCGCGGCGACAGCCTCAAGGAGGCCATCGACCGCCTGCACAATGCCAATTCGCATGCCCTCTCCCTCGATGAGCGGCGGCTGACCCTCAACAAACTCCTCCGCCGGCTCATCGATGTCTGCAACGCGATCGAATACTCGCACAGCCGGGGTGTCCTCCACCGCGATTTGAAGCCCGGCAACATCATGCTCGGCAAGTACGGCGAAACGCTCGTCGTCGATTGGGGCATCGCCAAGACGATCGGCAAGAAGGGAAACCAAGAACAGGCCGAGGAACCCACTGTCACCCCCCTTTCCGGCGAAGGCTCGTCGGCCACCCAGGATGGCAGCGTCATCGGCACCCTGGCCTTCATGAGTCCCGAACAGGCCAGAGGTGAAATCGATGCCCTCGGGCCGACGTCGGATGTTTTCTGCCTGGGGGCAACGCTCTACTCGATTCTCACTGGCCAGGCCCCCTATGAACGGATCGCCAGGAACGAACTGGTCGAAGCCGTCCGCAAATGCCGCTATGCTCCTCCCCGCGATCTCGCTCCGCAAGCCCCCCCGGCATTGGAGGCGATCTGTCTCAAGGCCATGTCCCCCGTGCAGGCGAACCGCTATCAATCTGCACTGGAACTGGCAGAGGACCTCGAACTTTTCCTCAACGACGAACCCGTCGCCGTCTACCGCGAACCCCTGAGGCAACGCGCCTTCCGCTGGATCCGCCGCCATCAAACCCTGGCCACCACCACCGCCAGCGTCCTGGCGGCCACCCTGGTCGCCATGCTCATCATCGGAGTCCTCGTCACCCGCCAGAACACCATCCTCACCACCAAGAACAACGAGATCTCGAAACAGCGCGACCGGCTGGATAAAAACCTTTCACTGCTGACTGAACTTTCAGTCAGACTGCTTCTGGAAGCAGAGAATGGGCTGGCGAACATTCCTGAAGCCGACAATTTTCGCACACGCTTGATGGAGAAGTCGTTCGCAGCCCACAAGACCCTGGCCGAAGACAATCCCGACGATTTCCGGATCGCGGAAATGTTGCCGAAGTCGGCCCGCTATTCGGCCAATCAGCTGGCCCGTGTATCACAGCGACCACTAGCCGACCAGCGAATGCAATTTTCGATTGATGCGCAATTGAAATACATTCCCCTTGCGCCGGAGCCGAAAAAGGCCCGCATGCTCCTGGCGGAAACCTATCGCGACCACGGGACAATCCTCACCGCACTGGGAAAACTTCAAGCAGCCACCACGGCGTTCGATAAAGCCATCGAAACGTTGGCTCCCCTGCGAGAGGCAGATCCGGAGAATTCCTCTTATCGAAAGATCGCAGCCCACACCGACTATGGTCGCATCAGTCTGGAGAATGACCGTGGCGACATCGCGGCGGCGGAAGCCATCGCCCGCCGTTGCGTGGAGGAATACCTCAGCTATTGCGAGACACCCAAAGGGACGTTTGTCGATCGGGCATACGCGGCACTGGCGATGAGTGCACAGGGACTCGCCTTAGATGACTTGAAACGGCATGAAGAGGCCCGGGTCGTATTTACCACGGGAATCGCCAAGACGCGTCAGTGGGTGACACTCGACCAACGAGACCCCAACGTCATGTACGCCTATGCCCGGCTCCTGCATTGGAACGCCGATGGCGCAGCCAAAGGGGGCACCGTCTCCGAGGAGGAGTCACAGCAGATCGATGAGGCAATCGCTCTCTACGAAGAAAGATGCAAAAACAATCCGTTAAGCATCAGCTTCCGGGTCATTCTGGCCGGCGCCTGGCGGACTCGCGGCAAGGTGCACCGGGTGAGATCCGAATTCCCCCCCGCGTTTGTGGCCTTCGAAAATTCCGAGGCGATTCTCCGCCCCTTGAAGACTAGCGAAGCCAATGGCAGCAATCTCGACGGTCTCCAGAGAACCTTGGAAGAGAAAGCCGAGACACTGCGTGCCAACGGACAACCGCAGGAGGCGACCGCCGCCCTCAAGGAGTCAATCAACGTTCTCAATGAATTCATCACCGTCGAACCGGAGAACCTACGAAAACCAAAACTCCTCCAGACGCTCAAGCAGCGTCTGGAGGAGTGGGAGATGCCCGACACGTCAATGTAA
- a CDS encoding sialidase family protein, with amino-acid sequence MNSLVNNSLKTSLAALRSSRVGTITVTPCIAWTIALIAFATPCEFCTSQENPAPLLKGDENLFRTVIRRQGDDGIHTYRIPGLATSNKGTLLAVFDNRHKSAVDLPGDIDVGLLRSTDGGQTWGPLQTIMDYDKTVPNSAGNGVGDPAILVDRETGEIFVTALWSFGKRAWHGSGPGLSPEETGQLVIASSKDDGLTWSTPVSMTSQVKQSAWRLLFQGPGAGIQLHNGTLVFAAQYKGTDNVVHACLLWSNDHGQNWHLTPPAAANQPATSEAQVAEAADGTLLFTMRNESQRGQRLWSRFTPGKNSLADGTWSAPYSQLPDPTCMASIVRHPSGALLFANPASSQKRANMTVRISEDLGKSWSEGRLIDSRPSAYSCLTVLDNGEIGLLYECGDRHAYETLTFARFPLDWLKREENSTKPSPE; translated from the coding sequence ATGAACTCTCTTGTGAACAACTCATTGAAAACCTCCCTCGCGGCTTTGCGCAGTTCCAGGGTAGGCACGATCACTGTCACGCCCTGCATCGCCTGGACAATCGCTCTCATCGCCTTCGCCACTCCCTGCGAATTCTGCACTTCGCAGGAAAATCCCGCTCCTCTTCTCAAAGGCGACGAGAACCTCTTCCGCACCGTCATTCGCCGACAGGGAGACGACGGGATTCACACCTATCGAATTCCGGGACTGGCCACATCGAACAAGGGCACGCTCCTTGCCGTCTTTGATAATCGCCATAAATCAGCCGTCGATCTCCCGGGCGATATCGACGTGGGACTTCTCCGCAGCACCGATGGTGGCCAAACCTGGGGGCCACTCCAGACCATCATGGATTACGACAAAACTGTCCCTAACTCGGCAGGAAATGGTGTCGGAGATCCGGCCATTCTCGTCGATCGAGAGACCGGTGAAATCTTTGTGACCGCACTCTGGTCGTTCGGAAAACGAGCCTGGCATGGTTCCGGCCCCGGACTTTCTCCCGAAGAAACCGGCCAGCTTGTCATCGCCTCCAGCAAAGACGATGGACTCACTTGGTCAACTCCCGTCTCCATGACTTCACAAGTCAAACAGTCCGCGTGGCGGCTGTTATTCCAAGGGCCGGGAGCTGGGATTCAATTACATAACGGGACACTCGTTTTTGCGGCTCAATACAAAGGAACCGATAACGTTGTCCATGCCTGTTTATTGTGGAGTAACGATCACGGCCAGAACTGGCACCTCACGCCCCCGGCAGCCGCTAATCAACCAGCCACATCCGAAGCTCAGGTGGCAGAAGCCGCTGATGGCACACTCCTCTTCACCATGCGGAATGAAAGCCAGCGTGGCCAGAGACTCTGGTCACGGTTCACGCCGGGCAAAAATTCGCTGGCCGATGGCACATGGTCAGCCCCTTACAGCCAGTTGCCCGATCCGACCTGTATGGCCAGCATCGTGAGGCATCCCTCGGGAGCACTCCTCTTTGCAAACCCGGCGTCTTCCCAAAAACGGGCCAACATGACCGTTCGCATCAGTGAAGATCTGGGAAAATCGTGGTCAGAAGGCCGACTCATCGACTCCCGACCCAGTGCCTACTCCTGCCTCACAGTTCTCGACAACGGCGAAATCGGCCTGCTCTACGAATGCGGCGACCGCCACGCCTACGAAACATTAACCTTCGCCCGCTTCCCCCTCGACTGGCTCAAACGCGAAGAAAACTCCACCAAACCCAGCCCTGAATGA
- a CDS encoding helix-turn-helix domain-containing protein → MRTIFTTGQVAKICKVAPRTVSKWFDSGRLRGYRIPGSQDRRIPREHLIRFLKEHGMPLGELEDEAMGKLLLVGLDSQVRHNLTELMPIEDFKIEAAASGFEAGIQAESLHPDAIVIDFSMGRHEAMLIAQNLRKNGEYADAVLVALLTDEDTASGIDRSLFSETFRKPFDAALLAERIRTLVGRKKQLA, encoded by the coding sequence ATGAGAACGATCTTTACGACTGGCCAGGTCGCCAAGATCTGCAAAGTTGCCCCTCGAACCGTCTCCAAATGGTTTGATTCAGGGCGTCTGCGCGGCTACCGCATTCCCGGATCGCAGGATCGCCGCATTCCCAGGGAGCATTTAATCCGCTTCCTCAAGGAGCACGGCATGCCTCTGGGTGAACTCGAAGACGAAGCGATGGGCAAACTGCTCCTCGTGGGTCTCGATTCCCAGGTCCGCCACAACCTGACTGAACTGATGCCAATCGAAGACTTCAAAATCGAAGCAGCAGCCAGCGGGTTCGAAGCAGGCATTCAGGCAGAATCGCTGCATCCAGATGCGATAGTCATCGATTTCAGTATGGGACGGCATGAAGCAATGCTGATTGCCCAGAATCTGCGTAAAAACGGCGAATATGCCGATGCAGTTCTGGTGGCATTGCTGACCGATGAAGACACAGCGAGTGGTATCGACCGCTCACTCTTCAGCGAAACATTCCGTAAGCCATTCGATGCCGCGCTGCTTGCAGAACGAATTCGAACCCTGGTAGGCCGCAAAAAGCAACTGGCCTAG
- a CDS encoding NPCBM/NEW2 domain-containing protein — translation MVPEQALTVQNPTLFPSGISPNAFFMTSIRCFAGWVISALTFLAGHGVATPLVAADIAEIPQQAAAASAILEPWQKANTQPTERYLHIVCFTPKDREFPADFQARMTRMLQHIQAFYAAQMERNGFGPKSFGLQLGQNGQVVIHEVRGAKSFADYEKKSGDEIRKECLPILQTAGINASQETIAIFCNLATWDEQKLTFEHKSPYYAGGTYRSGTAWQLDSPELDTLNLAKKEPMLRDGEYGRISLGRHNSIFIGGMAHELGHAFGLPHCTARPDETVLGSALMGSGNRTYFEEVRGEGRGSFLTFAHALRLASHPLFCGRQEPREFKTNLTLKNLRIRAEDQSISVEGNIQGEPPAYGVVAYFDPEGNSDYNATSATAIPTRDGAFKLSSKALTAGQWGTLRLVALHANGATSSQHAQGEMEYSYFVTKAGVPELKAIQTRQVLGPFLAAINSGNMKLAKQEKDKLKVRDAQTIANVLFNTTPPSQTPAEETGQRKESSLTSYRADSAKVGWMQPAFNRLPNTSILLECRGEIFAKGIYAHAPAQHVYSLGKKWKQLAGKVGLATGSGGSVIFEIQGDGKTLWKSPVVKADQLVSFQVDVSDVTQLQLVTSTSEDGTYQDWGLWLDPLLSR, via the coding sequence GTGGTTCCAGAACAGGCCCTTACCGTGCAAAACCCCACTCTCTTCCCCTCTGGCATCTCGCCGAACGCTTTCTTCATGACCTCTATTCGATGTTTCGCCGGGTGGGTGATCTCGGCCCTGACTTTCTTGGCCGGCCATGGGGTGGCCACCCCTCTCGTCGCTGCCGACATCGCCGAAATTCCCCAGCAGGCCGCCGCAGCAAGTGCGATTCTTGAACCATGGCAGAAGGCCAATACACAACCGACTGAGCGCTACCTCCACATTGTCTGCTTCACACCCAAAGATCGGGAGTTCCCGGCAGATTTTCAGGCACGCATGACTCGCATGCTCCAGCACATCCAGGCCTTCTACGCGGCCCAGATGGAGCGGAATGGCTTTGGGCCGAAATCTTTCGGCTTACAGCTGGGACAAAATGGCCAGGTTGTCATCCACGAAGTGCGTGGAGCCAAATCCTTTGCCGATTACGAAAAGAAATCGGGCGACGAGATTCGCAAGGAATGTCTGCCCATCCTTCAAACAGCCGGGATCAATGCCTCTCAGGAAACCATCGCCATCTTCTGTAATCTCGCCACCTGGGACGAACAGAAGCTGACCTTCGAGCACAAATCACCCTATTACGCCGGTGGCACCTATCGCAGCGGGACAGCCTGGCAACTCGACTCTCCCGAACTCGACACTTTGAATCTTGCCAAGAAAGAACCCATGCTTCGCGACGGCGAATATGGTCGCATTTCCTTAGGCAGGCACAACTCGATCTTCATCGGCGGCATGGCGCACGAACTCGGCCATGCTTTCGGATTACCCCATTGCACAGCCCGGCCTGATGAAACCGTCCTCGGCTCTGCGTTAATGGGATCAGGGAATCGCACCTACTTTGAAGAAGTTCGCGGGGAAGGCCGGGGCTCTTTTCTGACATTTGCCCATGCTCTCCGCCTGGCCTCACATCCCCTCTTCTGTGGTCGACAGGAACCACGGGAATTCAAGACGAATCTGACTCTGAAAAACCTGCGGATTCGCGCCGAAGATCAATCGATTTCTGTCGAAGGAAACATTCAGGGAGAGCCTCCCGCTTACGGTGTGGTGGCGTATTTTGATCCCGAAGGAAACAGCGACTACAACGCCACATCGGCAACAGCCATTCCCACACGGGACGGAGCCTTTAAGTTAAGTTCCAAAGCCTTAACTGCCGGCCAGTGGGGAACCTTGCGTCTTGTCGCCTTGCATGCCAACGGTGCCACTTCGAGTCAGCATGCTCAGGGTGAGATGGAGTACTCGTACTTCGTAACGAAGGCGGGTGTTCCCGAGTTAAAAGCCATTCAAACCCGGCAGGTGCTGGGCCCCTTTCTAGCCGCCATCAACAGCGGGAATATGAAGCTCGCCAAGCAGGAAAAAGACAAACTGAAGGTTCGTGATGCTCAGACCATCGCCAACGTCCTCTTCAACACGACGCCACCCTCTCAAACACCCGCGGAAGAAACCGGCCAGCGTAAAGAGTCCAGCCTCACCAGTTATCGAGCCGACTCTGCCAAGGTCGGCTGGATGCAGCCCGCCTTCAATCGCTTACCCAACACCTCGATTCTGCTCGAGTGCCGGGGAGAAATCTTTGCGAAAGGAATCTATGCCCATGCACCGGCTCAGCATGTCTACTCTCTCGGCAAGAAATGGAAACAACTCGCAGGGAAGGTGGGATTGGCGACGGGTTCAGGAGGATCAGTGATCTTCGAGATTCAGGGGGATGGCAAGACATTATGGAAATCCCCAGTCGTCAAGGCTGATCAGCTCGTTTCCTTTCAGGTGGATGTGAGCGATGTCACTCAATTGCAACTTGTCACCTCCACCTCAGAAGACGGAACTTATCAGGATTGGGGATTATGGCTGGATCCACTGCTTTCCCGGTAA
- a CDS encoding Gfo/Idh/MocA family protein — translation MRQPNRHSSASSRREFLKQTGALGAALYVGSQSLKAQETERSANNEIRFACIGVEGKGSSDRDDAGRHGKIVALCDVDSDRLEKAAARYPQAKKYTDFRKMFDEMSKDIDAVTVSTPDHTHAVSAARALREGKHVFCQKPLTYTVQEARLLHDLASEKKLCTQMGNQGTASGGLREAVQIIRKGDLGAVKEVHIWTNRPIWPQGLGRPTAVETPPKTLDWDLWLGPAPERPYNSAYAPFKWRGWLDFGTGALGDMACHTMNMSVMALDLFDPVSVVAESSGIIENESYPKNSKITYKFKANDKRGPVTLYWYDGGNRPDPALMPGVKQGASGSLVIGEKGLIFSDNDYHGTYTLLPTEQWKDYTKPEYKVSPGHFKEFADAIKENKPELAVSNFDYACRLTETVLLGNVALRAGKEIEWDGVNMKVTNLPEANKFLTREYRKGWELF, via the coding sequence ATGCGACAGCCCAATCGACATTCCTCCGCTTCCAGCCGTCGAGAGTTTTTGAAGCAGACAGGTGCCCTGGGTGCCGCATTGTATGTGGGTAGCCAGAGTTTAAAGGCTCAGGAAACCGAGCGTTCGGCTAACAACGAAATTCGCTTTGCCTGTATTGGCGTCGAAGGTAAGGGTTCGAGTGATCGCGATGACGCCGGGCGTCATGGCAAGATTGTCGCCTTGTGCGATGTCGATAGTGATCGCCTGGAAAAGGCCGCGGCCCGCTATCCTCAGGCCAAGAAGTACACCGACTTTCGCAAGATGTTCGACGAGATGTCGAAGGACATCGATGCTGTAACAGTCAGTACTCCTGACCATACACATGCAGTTTCGGCAGCTCGTGCTTTGCGGGAAGGTAAGCACGTCTTCTGCCAGAAACCACTGACCTACACCGTTCAGGAAGCTCGTCTGTTGCATGATCTGGCCAGCGAAAAGAAGCTGTGCACCCAGATGGGCAATCAGGGAACAGCTTCTGGCGGGTTGCGTGAAGCAGTGCAGATTATCCGCAAGGGTGATCTGGGCGCAGTGAAAGAAGTGCATATCTGGACGAATCGCCCCATCTGGCCACAAGGCTTAGGGCGTCCGACAGCTGTTGAAACTCCGCCTAAGACGCTCGACTGGGATCTGTGGCTCGGCCCTGCACCAGAACGTCCCTACAACTCGGCTTACGCTCCTTTCAAATGGCGCGGCTGGCTCGACTTCGGTACGGGTGCACTGGGCGATATGGCTTGCCATACGATGAATATGTCGGTGATGGCACTCGACCTGTTTGACCCTGTTTCGGTCGTGGCTGAATCTTCGGGGATTATCGAGAACGAGTCGTATCCCAAGAACTCGAAGATTACCTACAAGTTCAAGGCTAACGACAAGCGTGGGCCAGTGACGCTTTACTGGTATGATGGTGGCAACCGCCCTGATCCTGCACTGATGCCTGGTGTCAAGCAGGGGGCGAGTGGTTCGCTGGTGATTGGCGAGAAAGGCCTGATCTTCTCGGATAACGATTACCACGGCACTTACACGCTGCTGCCGACCGAGCAGTGGAAGGACTACACGAAGCCCGAGTACAAGGTTTCGCCGGGCCACTTCAAGGAGTTCGCCGACGCCATTAAGGAAAACAAGCCTGAACTGGCAGTGTCGAACTTCGATTACGCCTGCCGCCTGACGGAAACGGTGCTGCTGGGCAACGTGGCTCTGCGTGCCGGTAAGGAAATTGAATGGGATGGCGTGAACATGAAGGTCACGAACCTTCCTGAAGCCAACAAGTTCCTGACTCGCGAATATCGCAAAGGTTGGGAATTGTTCTAG